A single Paenibacillus sp. FSL R5-0517 DNA region contains:
- a CDS encoding MerR family transcriptional regulator, translating into MKTPYFTVKDIIQITGITKRALHYYDKTDLLKPSKVEDNGYRYYDQKALGDLQMILLFKEMNFSLKDIAAMMQLSKGEQKEILREHRSTLVQRKQKLETIIDQLDEYVDGTDISHLHLFDDSSILSIQEQYESEAKFIYGDTDKYQEFEANVNQLSAEEQEQAYQQFSVNMEQVFRELAKHQDLPPASVEVQALVGEWKSCLEQLMSCDTEILRCIAEAYTTDRRYAGYFDQFGDEDFLRFLYEAIMVYVEGGEEL; encoded by the coding sequence ATGAAGACACCCTATTTCACCGTTAAAGATATTATTCAAATCACAGGCATCACCAAACGCGCATTACACTATTACGATAAAACGGATCTCCTAAAACCGAGCAAAGTCGAGGACAATGGCTATCGGTATTACGATCAAAAGGCACTGGGGGATCTGCAAATGATCCTCTTGTTCAAAGAAATGAATTTCTCATTGAAAGACATTGCCGCCATGATGCAACTTTCGAAAGGTGAACAGAAAGAGATCCTAAGAGAGCACCGCAGTACACTCGTTCAGCGCAAACAAAAGCTCGAAACCATCATCGACCAGTTGGACGAGTATGTGGATGGGACGGATATCTCTCATCTTCATCTGTTTGATGATTCTTCCATTCTGTCCATTCAAGAGCAATACGAATCCGAGGCAAAGTTCATCTACGGAGATACCGATAAATATCAGGAATTTGAAGCCAATGTGAACCAGCTATCTGCGGAAGAGCAAGAACAAGCCTACCAGCAGTTCTCGGTCAACATGGAGCAGGTATTTCGGGAGTTGGCGAAGCATCAGGATCTACCTCCTGCTTCTGTTGAGGTACAAGCGTTAGTGGGTGAATGGAAGAGTTGCCTGGAGCAATTGATGAGTTGTGATACTGAGATTCTGAGATGTATCGCGGAAGCCTATACGACGGATCGTCGCTATGCGGGTTATTTCGATCAGTTTGGTGATGAGGATTTTTTGAGGTTTTTGTATGAAGCTATAATGGTTTATGTGGAGGGTGGGGAAGAACTTTGA
- a CDS encoding DUF2268 domain-containing protein, whose amino-acid sequence MKITALRSDLIYEEIIQAAPDEKLELYRERMMGPFMNKWNIQQIPFRSQEPNGFDVITMNNLLNIAPADITPEINESLAAISSEAFWQQCHEAVHRSLSTFIEHGIELSVSEYLYTILLGDKNSPSLTMNEGISGDGGIPGYIIANLIPNRYTLPRMQSVLAHECNHNVRYQYIQWNPQITLGEMLVSEGLAESFATSLYGEELLGPWVAKTDMETLNNVIKPKMKDQLHVTGFDQINPYLYGDELATMQNFTPVGMPYAAGYACGYHLIQYYLNKTGTPITEATITPASVILAETKDFWNEDTLFHR is encoded by the coding sequence ATGAAGATTACCGCGTTACGTTCAGATCTAATTTATGAGGAGATCATTCAGGCTGCACCCGATGAGAAATTGGAGTTATACCGCGAGCGTATGATGGGTCCCTTTATGAACAAATGGAACATACAACAGATCCCGTTTCGATCTCAGGAGCCTAACGGCTTCGATGTGATCACGATGAATAACTTGTTGAATATCGCTCCCGCAGATATCACACCTGAGATTAACGAATCGTTAGCTGCGATCTCGTCCGAAGCATTTTGGCAACAGTGTCATGAAGCTGTTCATAGGAGTCTATCCACCTTTATAGAGCACGGGATTGAGCTATCGGTCTCCGAATATCTATATACCATTTTATTGGGTGATAAGAATAGCCCTTCACTGACCATGAACGAAGGTATCAGCGGAGACGGTGGAATCCCCGGTTACATTATTGCGAACCTGATTCCAAATAGATATACTCTACCTCGTATGCAATCCGTGTTAGCCCATGAATGCAATCATAATGTGAGGTACCAATATATCCAGTGGAATCCACAGATTACGCTTGGCGAGATGCTTGTTAGCGAGGGGTTGGCTGAGAGCTTTGCGACATCCCTGTATGGAGAAGAGTTGCTGGGCCCCTGGGTAGCCAAAACGGATATGGAGACTTTGAACAACGTTATCAAACCGAAGATGAAAGATCAGTTGCATGTCACTGGTTTTGACCAGATTAATCCGTATCTATACGGCGATGAACTTGCCACAATGCAAAATTTCACGCCCGTAGGTATGCCCTATGCGGCTGGCTATGCCTGCGGTTATCACCTAATTCAATACTACTTGAACAAAACAGGTACACCGATCACCGAAGCAACTATTACTCCGGCAAGTGTTATCCTTGCTGAAACAAAGGACTTTTGGAATGAAGACACCCTATTTCACCGTTAA
- a CDS encoding MFS transporter, giving the protein MKIKSNYTKLFGAFSLTFLGDGLTLAAVPWLISTLTSDTLYASVTMTALRLPWLLFSLPVGVLIDRYSRKHMLIGAGFTRMILLLALTLCIWGGWVSIPILALFMFGIGLSRVVFDCTVQTVIPQLVDETKLEKANGQFTAGQLITSDILGVALGGFIITLHIVFPFAIDAVTAVIALLFLISMKGNFYPGDTETTKKQVRPMKNWKREMWSGIQYVYHDRFLRGLAVLSVTITLMYSIILATQIFFVRDVLQLDAFAFGMLISIATIGSIVGSQAVAYMRKKWSTKQLIISSILCMGIIYGVVGLTTNAYMVGGLYFCAAFFIIVYNVTRSSILQRSVPNEMLGRVGSVFRFLSFGISAIGTLLGGLLVRVSETTFDRVFSLQLPYLLLSLIYILSGLVFTMKMKNHAESQQPNINA; this is encoded by the coding sequence ATGAAAATTAAGTCGAACTATACCAAGTTATTCGGTGCATTTTCGCTGACATTTTTGGGTGATGGACTCACGCTTGCTGCGGTTCCTTGGCTCATATCCACACTTACAAGCGATACGCTGTATGCCTCTGTCACCATGACGGCACTTCGTTTACCATGGCTTCTCTTCAGTCTGCCCGTGGGTGTTCTCATCGACCGTTACTCACGCAAACATATGCTGATTGGGGCTGGCTTTACACGAATGATTCTTCTGCTCGCTCTGACGTTATGTATCTGGGGAGGATGGGTGAGCATTCCGATTCTGGCTCTGTTCATGTTCGGGATCGGGCTTAGCCGGGTCGTATTCGACTGTACGGTGCAGACGGTCATCCCTCAACTGGTAGATGAGACTAAGTTGGAAAAAGCCAATGGGCAGTTCACCGCCGGACAGTTAATCACAAGTGATATTCTGGGCGTTGCTCTGGGAGGGTTCATCATCACCCTGCATATTGTTTTCCCTTTTGCCATAGACGCGGTAACGGCTGTTATTGCTCTGCTCTTTTTGATCAGTATGAAGGGAAACTTCTACCCAGGAGATACGGAAACAACCAAGAAGCAAGTTCGCCCGATGAAGAATTGGAAACGCGAGATGTGGTCCGGTATTCAATATGTCTATCATGATCGTTTTCTCCGCGGATTAGCCGTTCTGTCCGTCACCATTACGCTGATGTATTCCATCATTCTGGCTACTCAGATCTTCTTTGTACGAGATGTGCTTCAGTTGGATGCTTTTGCATTCGGTATGCTCATCTCCATCGCAACCATCGGCAGCATTGTGGGGAGCCAAGCTGTTGCATATATGCGCAAGAAATGGAGTACAAAACAATTGATTATCTCCTCCATTCTGTGCATGGGAATCATCTACGGTGTCGTGGGACTAACCACGAATGCATATATGGTAGGTGGCCTATATTTCTGTGCTGCATTTTTCATTATTGTCTACAATGTTACCCGTTCCTCCATCCTGCAACGTTCCGTTCCTAATGAGATGCTTGGCCGGGTTGGAAGTGTGTTTCGCTTTCTTTCCTTTGGCATTAGTGCCATTGGTACGCTTCTCGGCGGATTATTGGTGCGGGTTAGTGAAACGACGTTCGATCGCGTATTCTCGCTGCAACTCCCTTATCTCTTGCTAAGCTTGATCTATATCCTGTCTGGTCTGGTATTCACGATGAAAATGAAGAATCATGCAGAGAGCCAGCAGCCTAACATCAACGCTTGA
- a CDS encoding DEAD/DEAH box helicase family protein: protein MSTKLNVKLITDNLADELISRMQHASGIYIMTSFIMQSGVKLLAPHLKRAAERGAEVRMLAGDYLYITQPEGLRALCEVDPRIEARLWRSMGTSFHPKAYLFDHDNGEGLLIVGSSNFSFTALKTGYEWNLAMNAEAEPYTFQMALDKFMQSFYHETTLPVNPDSIELYEEEYRKYHQKNPEMIQRITEMEEAEFGIGLPEDKEKETADLSLVPIQPRFAQLDALEALHGTMEEQYDKAMVVMATGLGKTYLAGFFAQRFQRVLFVAHREEILFQAKKSFQRIMPERTHGIYNGQYKDGAADCVYASIFTLSMQKHRDGFAMDAFDLIVVDEFHHAAAKTYMSVIEHFQPKFLLGITATPDRLDGKDVYALCDGNVAYQMHFIEAIRRGWLAPFQYYGVFDDTDYSQIRWIGTKYDEEQLMAVQLQEEHVETIYAAWARHKQTRTIGFCSSIRQADYLAAYFRSQGVKVLSLHSRTSEMSREEAIRQLDAGELEVVLTVDLFNEGTDIPRVDTLLFVRPTESLTVFTQQMGRGLRLAEGKSHCVIIDLIGNYRNADVKLSLLDVRGDEERSGKTMDSAVPEVPANCGIHLETRVVDLLQELSRKRLPRREKLHQDFLSVKRELGRIPTYLELHLMGRSKSIGYRSEFGSYVGFLYWAELLSPTEGEMYVRHEAWLRDVEKTIMNKSYKMIVLLYMLERGEAHWMDPITPGEMAGFFHTYLTEKEYRKRKDFSDKDKLALWEWNERTATRIEKLIIDMPMSMWSGAKGSMTRFEDGLFSLNVQVQDAEERALLYRWTKEICLYRLHVYFERGNPS from the coding sequence ATGTCGACGAAGCTTAACGTTAAACTTATTACAGATAACCTGGCAGACGAACTCATTTCCCGGATGCAGCATGCGTCCGGGATTTATATTATGACGTCCTTTATCATGCAGTCTGGTGTGAAGCTGCTTGCGCCGCATTTAAAGCGGGCGGCGGAGCGTGGGGCAGAAGTACGGATGCTCGCGGGAGACTATCTGTATATCACGCAGCCGGAAGGACTTCGGGCGCTCTGTGAGGTCGATCCACGAATTGAAGCGCGGTTGTGGAGAAGTATGGGGACTTCTTTTCACCCGAAAGCGTATCTGTTCGATCATGACAATGGTGAAGGACTACTAATTGTCGGCTCTTCGAACTTTTCCTTCACGGCGCTGAAGACGGGATATGAATGGAATTTGGCGATGAATGCGGAGGCGGAGCCATATACGTTCCAGATGGCTTTGGATAAGTTCATGCAGAGCTTCTACCACGAGACAACCCTGCCGGTGAACCCGGATTCGATTGAACTGTATGAGGAAGAGTACCGCAAATATCACCAGAAGAACCCGGAGATGATCCAGCGCATCACGGAGATGGAAGAAGCGGAATTTGGCATAGGTCTACCAGAAGACAAAGAGAAAGAAACCGCCGACCTGTCGCTGGTGCCGATTCAACCGCGCTTTGCGCAGTTGGACGCCCTCGAAGCACTTCATGGGACGATGGAGGAGCAGTACGACAAGGCGATGGTCGTTATGGCGACCGGGCTTGGCAAAACGTATCTGGCGGGTTTCTTCGCGCAGCGGTTCCAGCGGGTGTTGTTTGTGGCACATCGGGAAGAGATTCTGTTCCAGGCGAAGAAGTCTTTTCAGCGGATTATGCCGGAGCGCACTCATGGGATATATAACGGACAGTATAAGGATGGGGCGGCAGATTGTGTGTATGCTTCGATCTTTACGCTGAGTATGCAGAAGCATCGGGATGGTTTTGCGATGGATGCATTTGATCTGATCGTGGTCGACGAATTCCATCATGCGGCGGCGAAGACATATATGTCGGTGATTGAGCATTTTCAGCCGAAGTTCCTTCTGGGCATTACGGCGACCCCGGATCGACTGGATGGTAAAGATGTGTATGCGCTCTGTGATGGGAATGTGGCGTATCAGATGCATTTTATTGAAGCGATCCGGCGAGGTTGGCTGGCGCCATTTCAATATTATGGAGTATTCGACGATACGGATTATTCGCAGATTCGCTGGATCGGGACAAAGTATGATGAAGAACAGCTCATGGCCGTTCAATTGCAAGAGGAGCATGTAGAGACGATCTATGCAGCCTGGGCCCGGCACAAACAGACGAGAACGATTGGCTTTTGCTCGTCGATCCGGCAGGCGGATTATTTAGCTGCGTATTTCCGAAGTCAGGGCGTGAAGGTACTTAGTCTGCATTCGCGTACATCGGAGATGTCGCGGGAGGAAGCCATTCGGCAGCTTGATGCGGGTGAGCTGGAGGTTGTGCTGACGGTGGATCTGTTCAACGAAGGTACGGATATTCCACGTGTGGATACGCTATTGTTCGTGCGTCCAACCGAGTCGCTCACGGTGTTTACACAGCAGATGGGGCGTGGTCTGCGGCTGGCGGAAGGCAAATCGCATTGTGTCATCATCGACCTGATCGGAAACTACCGGAATGCGGATGTGAAGCTGAGCCTTCTGGATGTGCGCGGAGACGAGGAAAGAAGCGGAAAAACGATGGATTCGGCTGTGCCTGAAGTTCCGGCTAACTGTGGGATTCATCTGGAGACCCGGGTAGTGGACCTGCTTCAGGAGCTAAGCCGCAAACGGCTACCGCGCCGCGAGAAGCTGCATCAGGATTTTCTGAGTGTGAAGCGAGAACTGGGGCGTATTCCGACGTATCTGGAGTTGCACCTGATGGGGCGTTCGAAGAGTATCGGGTATCGGAGCGAATTCGGTTCCTATGTTGGATTTCTGTATTGGGCGGAGTTGCTGTCCCCGACCGAGGGAGAAATGTACGTCCGGCATGAGGCGTGGCTGCGCGATGTAGAGAAGACGATCATGAACAAAAGCTACAAGATGATCGTGCTACTGTACATGCTGGAGCGAGGCGAAGCGCATTGGATGGACCCGATCACGCCGGGGGAGATGGCTGGATTTTTCCATACGTATCTGACGGAGAAGGAATACCGGAAACGGAAAGACTTTTCAGACAAGGACAAGCTGGCGCTCTGGGAATGGAACGAGAGGACGGCAACACGGATTGAGAAACTGATTATTGATATGCCAATGTCGATGTGGAGCGGGGCAAAGGGCAGCATGACGCGATTCGAGGATGGCCTGTTCTCACTGAATGTGCAGGTGCAGGATGCGGAGGAACGGGCGTTGCTGTATCGCTGGACGAAGGAGATTTGTCTGTATCGGTTGCATGTGTATTTTGAGCGGGGGAACCCTAGTTAA